The proteins below are encoded in one region of Bifidobacterium catenulatum DSM 16992 = JCM 1194 = LMG 11043:
- the rpe gene encoding ribulose-phosphate 3-epimerase gives MTIQIAPSILSADFCNLERDLKAISNADLVHVDVMDHHFVPNLTLGEPIVGRICEVTDLPVDVHLMIEDPDRWAPEYAKLGAASVSFHMGATHAPVRLARQLRTMGCKACFAVRPAEPVEPIFDILDEFDMILIMTVEPGFGGQRFLDNQMSKVRRLRDEITRRGLATKIQVDGGVSPKTAHIVAEAGADVLVAGSAVYGAENPAEAIDSIREKAEAAFKA, from the coding sequence ATGACTATTCAAATCGCACCAAGCATCCTGTCCGCCGATTTCTGCAACCTTGAGCGTGACCTTAAGGCCATTTCCAATGCGGATCTCGTTCACGTCGACGTGATGGATCATCATTTCGTCCCGAATCTGACTTTGGGCGAACCGATCGTGGGTCGTATCTGCGAAGTCACCGATCTTCCGGTCGACGTGCATCTGATGATTGAGGATCCGGATCGTTGGGCACCTGAGTACGCCAAGCTGGGCGCCGCATCCGTGAGCTTCCATATGGGTGCCACCCATGCTCCGGTTCGTCTGGCACGCCAGTTGCGCACAATGGGTTGCAAAGCCTGCTTCGCGGTACGTCCGGCTGAACCTGTCGAACCGATTTTCGATATTCTCGACGAATTCGACATGATTCTGATCATGACCGTCGAACCTGGCTTCGGCGGCCAGAGGTTCCTCGATAACCAGATGTCCAAGGTGCGTCGCTTGCGCGACGAAATCACCCGCCGTGGTCTTGCCACCAAGATTCAGGTCGATGGCGGTGTCAGCCCGAAGACTGCCCATATCGTAGCCGAAGCAGGCGCTGACGTGCTGGTCGCGGGTTCCGCTGTGTACGGCGCTGAGAATCCTGCGGAAGCCATTGATTCCATTCGCGAGAAGGCCGAAGCCGCATTCAAGGCCTGA
- the lgt gene encoding prolipoprotein diacylglyceryl transferase, whose amino-acid sequence MTLAYIPSPTISQFSIGPVTIHIYALCILLGIVLAVWITTTRWKKLGGNFDQVLDITLVSVPAGIVGARIYHIITTPERFFGPNGDWAEMFRIWNGGLGIWGGVLLGSLAAWAWCRHKHYPMALLADAIAPGLLVAQAVGRLGNWFNQELYGAPTTLPWGLKINMEGTAIGHSEQCYDGATCPSGTLFHPTFLYEMIWNLIGAAIIVYIGSKAMKKLKAGSLFTVYIMWYTLGRTWIESLRIDYAHEFLGVRINVWVSMAVFVLGVVAFIVVQQMGKGTDLLAEKLCTVTEIEQRLENGGSEESADHAATLSKKTADEIETNDAETVSNTDKQSVIK is encoded by the coding sequence ATGACACTTGCATACATTCCATCACCAACGATTTCACAGTTTTCCATCGGCCCTGTAACGATTCACATCTATGCGCTATGCATTCTGTTGGGAATTGTGCTGGCGGTATGGATAACCACCACACGATGGAAGAAGCTGGGCGGTAACTTCGATCAGGTCCTTGACATCACTTTGGTCAGTGTTCCCGCCGGTATCGTGGGTGCCCGCATCTATCACATCATCACTACGCCCGAACGTTTTTTCGGGCCGAATGGTGACTGGGCGGAGATGTTCCGCATCTGGAATGGTGGACTTGGCATCTGGGGCGGAGTGCTGCTTGGATCGTTGGCCGCATGGGCTTGGTGCAGGCACAAGCATTATCCGATGGCCTTGCTGGCTGACGCCATCGCCCCGGGATTGTTGGTGGCGCAGGCTGTTGGGCGTTTGGGCAACTGGTTCAATCAGGAGCTGTATGGCGCGCCGACGACTCTCCCATGGGGTCTGAAGATCAATATGGAAGGCACTGCCATCGGACACAGCGAGCAATGCTATGACGGGGCCACATGCCCAAGCGGAACACTGTTCCATCCGACCTTTCTGTATGAGATGATTTGGAATCTCATTGGTGCCGCAATCATCGTGTACATCGGATCCAAGGCCATGAAAAAGCTTAAAGCCGGATCCCTGTTCACCGTGTACATCATGTGGTACACGTTGGGGCGTACTTGGATCGAATCCCTACGCATCGATTATGCGCATGAGTTCTTGGGTGTGCGCATCAACGTGTGGGTTTCCATGGCGGTGTTTGTGCTTGGTGTGGTGGCGTTCATCGTCGTGCAGCAGATGGGCAAGGGTACTGACCTGTTGGCGGAGAAGCTTTGTACCGTCACTGAAATCGAGCAACGTCTCGAAAACGGTGGGTCGGAAGAATCCGCCGATCATGCAGCGACTCTTTCAAAGAAAACTGCGGATGAAATCGAAACCAACGATGCCGAAACCGTCTCGAATACCGACAAGCAGTCCGTCATCAAATAA
- the trpA gene encoding tryptophan synthase subunit alpha, with product MTNATATTSSGQPLGISHKLSPTEAMFDEFKAANKPAFIGYLPYGFPNPDYSLKALRTMVEHGVDAVEIGLPYSDPVMDGPVIQAASQIAINNGEKIADVFRAVETVANVGGIPLVMSYWNLIYHYGVERFAHDFENAGGAGLITPDLVPDEAGEWIEASDRHGLDRIFLVSPDSTDGRLKVVSDNARGFVYAAARMGVTGERSTIDASPEELVARTRNAGAKNVCVGIGVSTAEQGARVGSYADGVIVGSALVHTMLDESGKNAVDEATGLKALAAKSEELADGIHNARFAK from the coding sequence ATGACGAATGCAACAGCAACCACGTCGTCCGGACAGCCGCTCGGCATCAGCCACAAGCTGAGTCCAACGGAAGCCATGTTCGATGAGTTCAAAGCCGCGAATAAGCCCGCATTCATCGGCTATCTGCCATATGGATTCCCAAATCCGGACTATTCTCTGAAGGCACTGCGCACCATGGTCGAGCATGGTGTCGATGCCGTTGAAATCGGCCTGCCGTATTCCGACCCGGTCATGGATGGTCCCGTCATCCAGGCCGCTTCGCAAATCGCCATCAACAATGGTGAGAAAATCGCGGACGTGTTCAGGGCCGTTGAGACCGTGGCCAATGTCGGGGGAATTCCGTTGGTGATGAGCTACTGGAATCTCATCTATCATTATGGCGTCGAACGTTTCGCGCATGATTTTGAGAATGCCGGTGGCGCTGGCCTGATTACCCCCGACCTCGTTCCGGATGAGGCTGGCGAATGGATTGAAGCTTCGGACCGTCACGGACTTGATCGAATCTTCCTCGTGTCACCGGATTCCACCGACGGTCGTTTGAAGGTCGTTTCCGACAATGCTCGTGGTTTCGTCTATGCAGCCGCCCGTATGGGCGTCACCGGTGAACGTTCCACCATTGACGCTTCTCCTGAGGAGTTGGTGGCACGTACGCGCAATGCCGGTGCGAAGAATGTCTGCGTCGGCATTGGTGTCTCCACCGCCGAGCAGGGTGCGCGAGTCGGCTCCTATGCCGACGGTGTCATCGTCGGATCCGCGTTGGTGCATACCATGCTCGATGAATCCGGAAAGAACGCCGTCGACGAGGCCACCGGTCTCAAGGCATTGGCGGCCAAGTCCGAAGAACTTGCGGACGGCATTCATAACGCACGCTTCGCGAAGTAA
- a CDS encoding bifunctional indole-3-glycerol phosphate synthase/tryptophan synthase subunit beta: MSVLDELVTGAVEDQQAREQKIPLDEVKRQAFAAPAPIDARQWLKKGDGIPVIAEIKRASPSKGHLSDIPDPAALAREYEKGGASAISVLTEGRRFLGSLDDFDKVRAAVKIPVLRKDFIVTEYQIWEARAHGADLVLLIVSALDDGKLKSLLELAHSLNMTVLVETHTREEIQRAIDSGARVIGVNARNLKDLKVDVNKYNELAADLPNDVIRVAESGVFGSVELEDYARAGADAVLVGEGVATATNHEQAVERLVKAGARVKASEQTPLASHEGPYFGQFGGRYVPEALITALDELERVYEEAKADPEFHRELARLNQQYVGRPSPLTDAPRFAERLKEKTGLDARVFLKREDLNHTGAHKINNALGQALLVKRMGKTRVIAETGAGQHGVATATVCAMLGLKCRIYMGQIDARRQALNVARMRMLGAEVVEVTLGDRILKDAINEALRDWVTNVKDTHYLLGTVAGPHPFPAMVRDFQKIIGEEAKQQLQDWYGIDHPDAVCACVGGGSNAIGIMNAFLDDERVNLYGYEAGGNGPESGRHAIRFAPGTGELGMFQGAKSYLLENSEGQTLDTYSISAGLDYASVGPEHAWLKEIGRVNYSWATDEEAMSAFKDLCETEGIIPAIESSHAVAGAYKAAEDLKAKGYEHPVMIINISGRGDKDMNTAGKWFGYLTDEQAKALEANGAQGNNADGE; the protein is encoded by the coding sequence ATGTCTGTACTCGATGAGCTGGTTACAGGAGCAGTTGAAGACCAACAAGCACGTGAACAGAAAATCCCTCTCGATGAAGTAAAGCGTCAGGCGTTTGCCGCACCAGCGCCTATTGATGCGCGGCAATGGTTGAAAAAGGGCGACGGTATTCCGGTCATCGCGGAAATCAAAAGAGCTTCGCCATCGAAAGGCCACCTGAGCGATATTCCCGATCCAGCCGCTTTAGCCAGAGAATACGAGAAGGGCGGAGCCAGCGCGATTTCCGTACTTACCGAGGGACGTCGCTTTTTGGGATCGCTTGATGATTTCGATAAAGTTCGTGCAGCTGTGAAAATCCCGGTATTGCGTAAGGATTTCATCGTCACGGAATACCAGATTTGGGAAGCGCGTGCGCACGGTGCCGATTTGGTGCTATTGATCGTCTCCGCGTTGGACGATGGCAAGCTCAAGTCCTTGCTTGAGTTGGCACATAGTCTCAATATGACGGTGCTGGTCGAAACACATACCCGTGAGGAAATCCAGCGCGCCATTGATTCAGGAGCGCGAGTCATCGGCGTCAACGCGCGGAATCTCAAGGACCTTAAGGTCGATGTGAACAAATACAACGAGCTGGCCGCTGATTTGCCGAACGATGTGATTCGCGTAGCGGAATCCGGAGTGTTCGGCTCGGTGGAACTGGAGGATTATGCTCGCGCCGGAGCCGACGCGGTACTGGTTGGCGAAGGTGTCGCAACCGCAACCAACCATGAACAGGCTGTGGAGCGACTAGTAAAGGCAGGAGCAAGAGTGAAAGCATCCGAACAAACCCCATTGGCAAGCCATGAAGGACCATATTTCGGCCAATTCGGCGGACGCTATGTGCCGGAAGCGTTGATCACGGCGCTTGACGAGCTTGAACGCGTCTATGAGGAGGCCAAGGCCGATCCGGAGTTCCATAGGGAGCTGGCACGACTGAACCAGCAGTATGTCGGACGTCCATCACCGTTGACTGACGCTCCGCGTTTTGCCGAGCGTCTCAAAGAAAAGACCGGTCTCGACGCGCGTGTGTTCCTCAAGCGTGAGGATCTCAACCATACCGGCGCTCACAAGATCAACAATGCGCTTGGGCAGGCTCTGCTGGTCAAGCGCATGGGTAAGACCCGTGTCATTGCTGAAACTGGCGCGGGACAGCATGGTGTGGCCACCGCTACGGTGTGCGCCATGCTCGGCTTGAAGTGCCGCATCTACATGGGTCAGATCGATGCGCGTCGTCAGGCGCTTAATGTTGCTCGCATGCGCATGCTCGGTGCCGAGGTGGTGGAAGTCACTTTGGGAGATCGCATTCTCAAGGACGCCATCAATGAGGCTCTGCGAGACTGGGTCACCAACGTCAAAGACACGCACTACCTGCTTGGCACGGTCGCAGGTCCGCATCCGTTCCCGGCAATGGTGCGTGACTTCCAGAAGATCATCGGCGAGGAAGCGAAGCAGCAGCTTCAGGATTGGTACGGCATCGACCACCCGGATGCGGTTTGCGCATGCGTCGGCGGTGGTTCCAACGCCATCGGCATCATGAACGCTTTCCTTGATGACGAACGCGTGAACCTGTACGGCTACGAGGCGGGCGGCAATGGCCCTGAATCCGGGCGTCATGCCATTCGTTTCGCTCCGGGAACCGGCGAACTGGGCATGTTCCAAGGTGCCAAGAGTTATCTTCTTGAGAATTCCGAAGGTCAGACCCTCGACACGTATTCCATCTCCGCTGGTTTGGATTACGCATCCGTCGGTCCGGAGCACGCATGGCTCAAGGAAATCGGACGCGTCAACTATTCCTGGGCAACCGATGAGGAAGCGATGAGCGCTTTCAAGGATCTGTGCGAAACCGAAGGCATCATTCCGGCGATTGAAAGCTCTCATGCAGTTGCTGGCGCATACAAGGCGGCTGAGGATCTCAAGGCCAAGGGATACGAGCACCCGGTTATGATCATCAATATTTCCGGTCGTGGAGATAAAGACATGAACACCGCCGGCAAATGGTTCGGTTATTTGACCGACGAACAGGCTAAGGCGCTCGAAGCTAACGGTGCCCAAGGCAACAACGCGGACGGCGAGTGA
- the trpE gene encoding anthranilate synthase component I, producing the protein MSECSVQALKWGATWPRREQFHELADQGYRVIPIVRRLLADSLTPVGFYERLAAGRSGTFILESAEFGGTWSRYSFIGVNSMAQLRSNNGKADWLGQVPAGVPTEGDVMEVAHAALKTLKAPHVEGLPNLTSGLVGTVGWDAIRHWEPTLHAEAPNETGQPETVLALATDIAVVDHVSGSVWMIANAVNVDDRPTRADAAYDEAVARLDDMQRKAATPVEGEARVNVLDETVSQPELRFRTEKSDYERSVEIAKRHIIDGDVFQVVISQRLDIDSPADPFDVYRVLRTLNPSPYMYFMSLTDAQGRDFNVIGSSPETLIKVDSGHAMTFPIAGSRPRGATVEEDEQLAKDLLSDPKERSEHIMLVDLSRNDLSRVCLPESVEVVSLMDIKRFSHIMHICSTVTGRVNPDMTSFDVFTSAFPAGTLSGAPKPRAVEIIDELEPADRGIYGGTVGYFDFSGNLDMAIAIRTAFIRDHEASVQAGAGIVLDSVPASEWQETRNKAEASVEAVQIASQLRQL; encoded by the coding sequence ATGAGCGAATGCAGCGTACAAGCACTCAAGTGGGGCGCCACCTGGCCGAGACGTGAACAATTTCACGAGTTGGCGGACCAAGGATATCGCGTCATCCCGATTGTGCGGCGCCTTCTTGCTGACTCATTGACGCCAGTCGGCTTCTATGAGCGACTTGCTGCTGGACGTTCTGGAACGTTTATTCTCGAATCTGCGGAATTCGGCGGTACGTGGAGTAGATACAGTTTCATTGGTGTGAATTCCATGGCTCAGTTGCGTTCCAACAACGGTAAGGCTGATTGGTTGGGACAGGTTCCTGCTGGCGTGCCTACTGAAGGCGATGTGATGGAAGTCGCGCATGCCGCGCTAAAAACCTTGAAGGCACCGCATGTTGAAGGACTTCCGAATCTGACCAGCGGTCTGGTTGGTACTGTTGGCTGGGATGCGATTCGTCACTGGGAGCCGACCCTGCATGCCGAGGCTCCGAATGAGACCGGGCAGCCTGAAACGGTGTTAGCTCTAGCCACAGATATAGCCGTGGTCGACCATGTGTCCGGATCGGTGTGGATGATCGCTAACGCGGTGAATGTGGACGACCGTCCGACCCGTGCCGATGCCGCATATGATGAGGCCGTGGCGCGATTGGACGATATGCAGCGAAAGGCTGCTACGCCTGTCGAAGGTGAAGCTCGCGTCAACGTGCTGGATGAGACCGTTAGCCAGCCGGAACTTCGCTTCCGCACGGAGAAAAGCGATTATGAGCGTTCTGTCGAAATCGCCAAGCGGCATATTATCGACGGTGACGTGTTTCAGGTGGTTATTTCCCAGCGTCTCGACATCGATTCGCCTGCCGATCCGTTCGACGTCTATCGTGTATTGCGTACGTTGAACCCCAGTCCTTACATGTATTTCATGTCGCTGACTGACGCGCAGGGACGTGATTTCAATGTCATTGGCTCCAGCCCGGAAACACTGATCAAAGTGGATAGCGGCCATGCCATGACCTTCCCGATCGCGGGTTCCAGACCACGTGGCGCCACCGTTGAGGAGGACGAGCAGCTCGCCAAGGATTTGCTGTCTGATCCGAAAGAACGCAGCGAACACATCATGCTCGTCGATTTGTCGCGTAACGATCTGAGTCGTGTATGCCTTCCGGAAAGCGTGGAGGTTGTTTCCTTGATGGATATCAAGCGATTCAGCCATATCATGCATATCTGCTCGACCGTCACCGGCAGAGTCAACCCCGACATGACATCATTCGACGTGTTCACTTCCGCATTCCCTGCGGGAACGCTTTCTGGAGCGCCGAAACCGCGTGCCGTCGAGATTATTGACGAGCTTGAGCCCGCAGATCGTGGTATTTACGGCGGTACTGTCGGCTATTTCGATTTTTCAGGCAACCTCGATATGGCAATTGCCATTCGAACGGCATTCATCCGCGACCATGAAGCGAGTGTGCAGGCCGGAGCTGGAATCGTACTTGATTCCGTGCCGGCCAGTGAGTGGCAGGAGACTCGCAATAAGGCCGAAGCCAGTGTTGAGGCTGTTCAGATCGCCTCGCAGCTTCGCCAATTGTGA
- the hisI gene encoding phosphoribosyl-AMP cyclohydrolase produces the protein MTNEAYDNSTTLDPRIAERLKRDDKGLVAAVIQQFDTKEVLMVGYMNDEAVRRTLTTGRVTFWSRSRQEYWRKGDTSGHAQYVKSFALDCDGDAILIEVDQVGAACHTGKRSCFEEGGQLPVVVGYRTKEQEGQR, from the coding sequence ATGACTAACGAAGCATACGACAACAGCACTACTCTCGATCCACGTATCGCAGAACGTCTCAAGCGTGACGACAAAGGATTGGTGGCAGCTGTCATCCAGCAATTCGACACAAAAGAAGTGCTGATGGTCGGATATATGAACGATGAAGCCGTGCGCCGTACCTTGACAACTGGTCGCGTTACTTTCTGGTCGAGATCCAGGCAGGAGTACTGGCGTAAGGGAGATACTTCCGGACATGCCCAATATGTGAAGTCTTTCGCACTGGATTGCGATGGGGATGCCATTCTTATTGAAGTTGACCAAGTGGGAGCGGCTTGCCATACCGGCAAACGATCCTGCTTCGAGGAAGGCGGGCAGTTGCCCGTGGTCGTGGGATATCGTACCAAGGAACAGGAGGGCCAGCGATGA
- the hisF gene encoding imidazole glycerol phosphate synthase subunit HisF gives MSLAVRVIPCLDVDAGRVVKGVHFENLRDAGDPVELAAEYYRQGADELTFLDVTASSSHRQTMVDVVSRTAEQIFIPLTVGGGVRTPEDVDSLLRCGADKVGVNTAAINDPTLISRVAERFGNQVLVLSVDARREQGERHTQSGFEVTTMGGRKSTGIDAIWWVKRAQELGAGEILLNSMDADGTQQGFDLEMIKAVRKEVKIPIIASGGAGKASDFPPAIEAGADAVLAASIFHYGKVTIGEVKDAIKAAGYTVR, from the coding sequence ATGTCACTGGCAGTCCGAGTCATTCCATGTCTTGATGTTGATGCGGGAAGAGTAGTCAAAGGCGTGCATTTCGAAAATCTTCGCGATGCCGGCGATCCGGTCGAGCTTGCCGCGGAATACTACCGCCAAGGCGCAGACGAGCTGACCTTCCTCGATGTGACCGCATCAAGTTCGCATCGACAGACCATGGTCGATGTGGTAAGTCGAACCGCCGAACAGATTTTCATTCCTCTGACTGTCGGCGGAGGTGTGCGTACTCCTGAAGATGTTGATTCACTGCTGCGTTGCGGAGCCGACAAGGTAGGCGTCAATACTGCTGCCATCAACGATCCGACACTGATCAGCCGTGTCGCGGAACGTTTCGGCAATCAGGTGCTCGTATTGTCCGTTGACGCGCGTCGTGAGCAGGGGGAGCGCCATACCCAATCTGGTTTCGAAGTCACTACCATGGGAGGGCGTAAGTCCACGGGCATTGATGCCATTTGGTGGGTCAAGCGTGCCCAGGAGCTGGGCGCGGGAGAGATTCTGCTGAATTCCATGGATGCAGACGGCACCCAGCAGGGTTTCGACCTTGAAATGATCAAAGCTGTGCGTAAGGAAGTGAAGATTCCGATCATTGCTTCCGGCGGTGCTGGAAAGGCTTCTGATTTTCCTCCGGCAATCGAAGCCGGTGCGGATGCCGTGCTTGCCGCGTCAATCTTCCACTACGGCAAAGTTACGATCGGTGAAGTCAAGGACGCGATCAAAGCCGCCGGCTACACCGTACGTTGA
- the rlmN gene encoding 23S rRNA (adenine(2503)-C(2))-methyltransferase RlmN, translating to MKNLPETGITPGGTTGAFRDVLSKDHARRGKPPLHFADMTEEERITKAKDLGLPKFRVKQLANHYYGHFDVNAEEFSDFPAAKRVEAAEIFFPTLITEVTRQVADEGTTIKTLWRLFDGSLIESVLMRYPTRTTLCISSQVGCGMGCPFCATGQLGLTRNMSAGEIVEQVRVAAKAMRDGEVAGGPGRLSNIVFMGMGEPMGNYKSVLSAVRQISAMPPEGFGISARNITVSTVGVVPGIKKLMAEGIPVRLAVSLHAPNDELRDELVPMNKRFNTTQVLDAAHDYYLASKRRVSIEYALMRGINDQAEHAKLLAKRLNHYGDNWAHVNPIPLNPIEGSRWTASKPEDEQQFLDILHKAGITATLRDTRGQDIDGACGQLAAKERD from the coding sequence ATGAAGAATCTGCCAGAGACCGGCATCACTCCAGGGGGCACCACTGGTGCTTTCCGAGACGTGTTATCCAAAGATCATGCGCGCCGAGGCAAACCGCCGCTGCATTTTGCGGATATGACCGAGGAAGAGCGTATCACTAAAGCCAAGGATCTTGGACTTCCGAAATTCAGGGTCAAGCAACTTGCCAACCATTATTACGGGCATTTCGATGTCAACGCGGAGGAATTCTCCGACTTCCCAGCAGCGAAACGAGTCGAGGCCGCGGAGATATTTTTCCCGACGCTCATCACCGAAGTGACTCGTCAAGTGGCTGATGAGGGCACCACTATCAAAACGTTGTGGCGCTTGTTCGACGGTTCGCTTATTGAGTCCGTGCTCATGCGCTATCCCACACGTACCACGTTGTGCATCTCCAGTCAGGTCGGTTGCGGCATGGGATGCCCGTTCTGCGCTACAGGCCAGCTGGGTCTTACTCGAAACATGTCGGCAGGTGAGATTGTGGAACAGGTCCGTGTGGCCGCGAAAGCCATGCGTGACGGAGAAGTTGCGGGTGGGCCCGGACGCCTAAGCAACATTGTATTCATGGGCATGGGAGAGCCCATGGGCAACTACAAGTCGGTATTGAGCGCTGTTCGTCAGATTAGTGCCATGCCGCCCGAGGGCTTCGGTATTTCGGCACGTAACATTACCGTCTCCACGGTCGGCGTGGTGCCTGGTATTAAAAAACTTATGGCTGAGGGCATTCCGGTGCGTCTGGCCGTGTCTCTGCATGCACCGAACGATGAACTGCGAGATGAGCTTGTTCCAATGAACAAACGTTTCAACACCACGCAGGTGCTTGACGCCGCACACGACTACTATCTGGCTTCGAAACGCCGCGTGAGCATCGAATATGCTCTGATGCGTGGCATCAACGATCAGGCCGAACATGCCAAATTGCTCGCTAAGCGCCTGAATCATTACGGCGATAACTGGGCTCACGTCAACCCGATTCCGCTTAATCCTATTGAAGGATCGAGATGGACCGCTTCGAAGCCTGAGGATGAACAACAGTTTCTTGACATCCTTCATAAGGCTGGCATCACCGCTACGTTGAGAGATACGCGCGGGCAGGACATCGATGGCGCATGCGGTCAGCTTGCGGCCAAAGAACGCGATTAG
- a CDS encoding phosphatidate cytidylyltransferase: MEHQEQHEKEAEEAINAINKKTGRNMPQAIATGAVLVILILACLLISIDLFVYLVVLFMVLALWELRVDFATVGLHIPVVVLWVCSAATLLSTYYSERHIVAMTVCVLASLVIVAIAASAKVTFGSRISLAVADKLSHTDAGARLESSFNHERGEVSHSRLSHVAVSMFTVLYIPLLASCIIMPLTFNEHPVAHAIMMVFMPALSDTGGLFAGAWLGKHKLSPRISPKKSWEGLAGSILFSMVGSFVVMFCTYEPAVWASRWWVPVVAGFMIGVAGTFGDLCASMLKRDIGIKDMGHLLKGHGGVIDRVDSILLCAPFVCVLLWATGM, translated from the coding sequence ATGGAACATCAGGAACAGCACGAAAAGGAAGCCGAAGAGGCCATCAACGCCATCAACAAGAAGACGGGCCGTAACATGCCTCAGGCCATCGCCACGGGAGCGGTCCTCGTCATCCTCATTTTGGCATGCCTGCTGATCAGCATCGACTTGTTCGTCTATCTGGTCGTGCTTTTCATGGTGCTTGCCTTGTGGGAGCTGCGCGTCGATTTCGCCACTGTGGGATTGCATATTCCTGTGGTGGTGCTGTGGGTGTGTTCGGCGGCGACGCTGTTGTCCACCTATTACAGCGAACGTCATATCGTCGCCATGACGGTATGCGTACTGGCGTCTCTGGTGATTGTCGCGATCGCAGCCAGTGCCAAGGTGACGTTCGGCAGCCGCATCTCCCTGGCGGTTGCCGACAAACTTTCTCATACCGATGCCGGAGCGAGACTCGAATCGTCGTTCAACCATGAGCGTGGAGAGGTAAGCCATAGCCGTTTGAGCCATGTTGCGGTTTCTATGTTCACCGTGTTGTATATTCCTCTTCTGGCATCTTGCATCATCATGCCACTGACATTCAATGAACATCCCGTTGCTCACGCTATCATGATGGTGTTCATGCCCGCATTGAGCGATACTGGCGGCTTGTTCGCTGGAGCATGGCTGGGCAAGCACAAGCTGAGCCCGCGTATTTCGCCGAAGAAATCGTGGGAAGGACTCGCCGGGTCCATCCTGTTCTCCATGGTTGGTTCCTTCGTAGTGATGTTCTGCACATACGAGCCAGCCGTGTGGGCTTCTCGTTGGTGGGTGCCCGTCGTGGCAGGTTTCATGATCGGCGTTGCCGGAACGTTTGGCGACTTGTGTGCATCCATGCTGAAGCGAGATATCGGTATCAAGGATATGGGCCATCTGCTCAAGGGACATGGCGGCGTGATAGATCGAGTGGATTCCATTCTGCTGTGCGCACCATTCGTGTGCGTGCTGTTGTGGGCGACTGGAATGTAG
- the frr gene encoding ribosome recycling factor, with the protein MATIVEQAKAQMAKSVESTKENFSGIRTGRANPALLNGITVDYYGAPTPLKAVATIGVPEPRTLSVTPFDASQANAVEKALRDSDLGASPRRDGNVIRLTMPELTEERRKEYVKLAKGKAEDGKVAVRNIRRKAKESLDKAIKDGEMGEDDGDRLLKELDKVTKQTTDELDTLLEAKQKEIMEV; encoded by the coding sequence ATGGCAACTATCGTCGAACAGGCCAAGGCGCAGATGGCCAAGTCCGTGGAATCCACCAAAGAGAATTTCTCCGGCATTCGAACCGGTCGCGCTAATCCGGCGTTGCTCAACGGCATCACCGTCGATTACTACGGCGCTCCGACCCCACTGAAGGCCGTCGCCACCATCGGCGTGCCGGAACCGCGAACCCTGTCCGTCACGCCGTTTGACGCATCTCAGGCCAACGCCGTCGAGAAGGCGCTGCGCGATTCCGATCTGGGCGCAAGCCCACGTCGTGACGGCAACGTCATTCGCCTGACCATGCCGGAACTGACTGAAGAGCGCCGCAAGGAATACGTCAAGCTTGCCAAGGGCAAGGCGGAAGACGGCAAGGTCGCTGTGCGTAATATTCGTCGCAAGGCCAAGGAATCCCTCGACAAGGCCATCAAGGATGGTGAAATGGGCGAGGACGATGGCGATCGTCTGCTCAAGGAGCTCGACAAGGTCACCAAGCAGACCACTGACGAGCTCGACACCTTGCTTGAAGCCAAGCAAAAGGAGATTATGGAGGTCTGA